A single window of Nasonia vitripennis strain AsymCx chromosome 4, Nvit_psr_1.1, whole genome shotgun sequence DNA harbors:
- the LOC103316953 gene encoding histidine triad nucleotide-binding protein 1, producing the protein MRFLLKAVASASKQLRHVDKSFLGSVSNVRKMASEVEKAQTATPGGDTIFGKILRKEIPCKFIYEDDQCVAFHDINAQAPVHFLVIPRKPISQLSKAEDEDEAVLGHLMNVARKVAKQEGLDDGFRLVINDGKHGAQSVFHLHLHVLGGRQLQWPPG; encoded by the exons ATGAGGTTTCTGCTCAAGGCTGTCGCGAGTGCATCAAAACAGCTGCGGCACGTAGATAAAAGCTTTTTAGGCTCAGTTTCAAACGTCCGAAAAATGGCGTCTGAGGTTGAAAAAGCGCAAACAGCTACGCCCGGCGGCGACACTATTTTCGGGAAAATACTCCGCAAGGAAATTCCCTGCAAGTTCATTTACGAAGATGATCAG TGCGTAGCTTTTCACGACATCAATGCACAAGCTCCAGTACATTTTTTGGTCATTCCTCGCAAACCAATCTCCCAATTGTCAAAGGCAGAGGATGAGGATGAAGCTGTTCTTGGTCACCTTATGAATGTTGCCCGCAAGGTTGCTAAGCAGGAAGGATTAGATGATGGCTTTCGGCTAGTTATCAATGATGGCAAACATGGAGCCCAATCTGTATTTCACTTGCATTTGCACGTCCTTGGAGGACGTCAATTGCAATGGCCACCTGGCTAA
- the LOC100122177 gene encoding dihydrofolate reductase: MQVKLKLIAAACENMGIGVNGDLPWRLRKEMDFFTKMTSTTKDENKKNVVLMGRRTWESIPKKFKPLSNRINMVLTSQPLDLGEDAIVCKNLPEAIEKISQSPLKDKVEQVWVIGGSLVYKTSMESPNFYRLYLTRVKKDFKCDAFFPEIPNDYILVKDPEVPEGIQEEKDIKFEYEVYEKKQN; the protein is encoded by the exons ATGCAAGTCAAATTGAAATTAATTGCGGCGGCATGCGAGAACATGGGAATCGGCGTCAACGGAGATTTGCCGTGGCGTTTGAG AAAAGAAATGGATTTCTTCACGAAAATGACATCGACAACGAAAgatgagaataaaaaaaatgtagtttTGATGGGTAGGAGAACTTGGGAAAGTATTCCTAAGAAATTTAAACCCCTGTCAAACAGGATAAACATGGTGCTCACATCCCAGCCACT TGACCTGGGTGAAGATGCTATTGTATGCAAGAATTTGCCTGAAGCAATTGAAAAGATTTCTCAGAGTCCTTTGAAAGATAAGGTTGAACAAGTATGGGTCATTGGAGGTAGTTTAGTCTACAAA ACCAGTATGGAGTCACCCAATTTCTATAGGCTTTATTTAACTAgagtaaaaaaagattttaaatgTGATGCCTTCTTCCCAGAGATTCCAAATGATTACATATTAGTAAA AGATCCAGAAGTCCCTGAGGGAATTCAAGAAGAGAAGGACATTAAATTTGAATACGAAGTGTATGAGAAGAAACAGAATTGA
- the LOC100122163 gene encoding homocysteine S-methyltransferase: MTSDVKVIDGGFSTQLVTHVGEVIDGDPLWTSRFLYSNPDAVFQTHLDYLRAGSHVIETATYQASIPGYVKYLDRTEEEALQLIKTAVELAKKAVRVYKEEIKGKDVSNPEPMVAGSIGPYAAYLHDCSEYTGGSYANIESMDSIVEWHRPRFEALINGGVDLLAIETIPCAREAEALVGLLKQYPDTKAWLSFSCKVDGKSIADGSSFKQTVLKCYKAASGQIVACGVNCLAPRSVTPLLKSINEKEINQFIPMVAYPNSGEKYSSTTFSWTIDNDFHPPEEFVKDWLDIGVRYIGSCCRTGSKDIERIAAEVKSWTKSRLT; the protein is encoded by the exons ATGACAAGCGACGTGAAAGTGATAGACGGTGGTTTCTCGACGCAACTCGTCACCCACGTAGGCGAGGTCATCGACGGCGACCCTTTGTGGACGAGCAGGTTCCTCTACAGCAACCCCGATGCCGTTTTCCAGACGCATCTCGACTATCTGCGAGCCGGTTCTCACGTCATCGAGACGGCCACCTATCAGGCTTCCATTCCCGGATACGTCAAGTATCTGGACAGGACCGAGGAAGAAGCTCTGCAATTGATTAAAACGGCAGTGGAGCTCGCCAAGAAGGCTGTCAGAGTTTACAAGGAGGAGATAAAGGGCAAGGATGTGTCCAACCCTGAGCCCATGGTAGCTGGTTCCATTGGACCCTACGCTGCTTATTTGCACGACTGCTCAGAGTACACTGGAGGCTCGTACGCTAATATCGAATCAATGGACTCTATCGTCGAATGGCATAGACCCAGATTTGAGGCACTGATTAATGGTGGGGTTGATCTTTTGGCTATTGAGACAATTCCATGTGCCAGAGAGGCTGAAGCACTAGTTGGATTGTTAAAGCAGTATCCTG ACACTAAAGCTTGGCTTTCTTTCTCATGTAAAGTGGATGGAAAGAGCATAGCTGATGGTTCTAGCTTCAAGCAGACTGTTTTGAAATGCTACAAAGCAGCATCAGGACAAATCGTAGCATGCGGTGTCAACTGCCTTGCTCCAAGATCAGTAACTCCTTTATTGAAGTCCATCAATGAGAAAGAAATCAATCAGTTTATACCCATGGTTGCCTATCCAAACAGTGGAGAGAAATATTCATCCACAACTTTCAGTTGGACCATAGACAACGATTTTCACCCACCAGAGGAATTTGTAAAGGATTGGCTTGATATTGGAGTACGCTACATTGGAAGCTGCTGCAGGACAGGTTCCAAAGACATTGAGAGAATTGCAGCAGAAGTCAAAAGTTGGACCAAAAGTCGTTTGACTtga
- the LOC100114343 gene encoding mediator of RNA polymerase II transcription subunit 21 yields the protein MADRLTQLQDTINQQAEYFCNSVGILQQYSTPSKFPGFDRISTPQQPNQSQEDYAALFATLIARCAKDIDTLIDSLPSEESSQELQVASLSRLEQENQEAAEQLEDVVRQGEALLQRIQAALQDIAQSQLDMQNPTANTVINPSQPLSTSSITSSISIKQETQNNVNAKNHSIPDASANSMQL from the exons ATGGCGGATCGCTTAACCCAATTACAAGATACGATAAATCAG CAAGCAGAATATTTCTGCAACAGTGTCGGCATTTTACAACAGTATTCAACACCTAGCAAATTTCCGGGATTTGATCGAATCAGCACTCCACAACAACCAAATCAGTCCCAAGAAG ATTATGCTGCACTTTTTGCAACCCTCATTGCAAGATGTGCCAAAGATATCGATACCTTGATTGACAGTCTACCTAGTGAAGAATCATCTCAAGAATTACAAGTAGCTAGTCTTAGTAGATTAGAGCAAGAAAATCAAGAAGCAGCTGAGCAGCTTGAAGATGTTGTGAGACAAGGTGAGGCACTTTTGCAACGAATTCAAGCTGCTTTACAAGACATTGCACAGAGTCAGTTGGATATGCAAAATCCTACAGCAAATACAGTGATAAACCCATCTCAACCTCTTAGTACAAGTagtattactagtagtataagtaTCAAACAAGAAACTCAAAACAatgtaaatgcaaaaaatcattcaatacCTGACGCATCAGCAAATTCTATGCAActctaa